One genomic window of Methanosalsum zhilinae DSM 4017 includes the following:
- a CDS encoding GTP pyrophosphokinase, whose amino-acid sequence MNKAILIACKAHYGQRDKGGEPYILHPLRIMMKMNTDIERICAVLHDVVEDSSITFKELKDEGFSEEVIEVLTHLTKKEGEDYSLFIDRISQNYIACRVKLADIEDNLVLSRIPDPTPEDKLRIEKYKAARSKLS is encoded by the coding sequence TTGAATAAGGCTATATTAATTGCTTGCAAAGCACATTATGGGCAGAGAGATAAAGGCGGGGAGCCTTACATCCTTCATCCTCTAAGAATCATGATGAAGATGAATACAGATATTGAGAGAATATGTGCAGTGTTACATGATGTTGTGGAAGATTCATCAATAACGTTTAAAGAACTTAAAGATGAAGGCTTTTCAGAAGAAGTGATTGAAGTGCTTACTCATCTAACAAAAAAAGAAGGGGAAGATTATAGCCTGTTCATTGACAGAATTTCGCAAAATTATATCGCTTGTAGGGTGAAGCTAGCAGATATTGAAGATAACCTGGTTTTATCTCGGATTCCAGACCCTACACCTGAAGATAAACTCAGGATAGAGAAGTATAAGGCAGCTAGGAGCAAGCTTTCTTAG
- a CDS encoding DEAD/DEAH box helicase, with protein sequence MDDPIGSFNTIKGNFILYIKTRFFSRFPSVEEERKKLLMSNDNVYKEPWVEVVQKYKSSGKTPNDLVIDDLPGMDEKLINDFKEITLCGLLGNFELYDHQIELLKSSLNGNNCIITTGTGSGKTEAFLLPIFAMLIKESKNWTRPKPPHPNYKNWWSNKKWIEECNNNQNKVSIRVPQREHENRDAALRALIIYPMNALVEDQLTRLRKALDSDNIKSLLEKTRNGNLFYFGRYNSSTPVPGHEYKYTSSGKRTPNKKKIEHLQKILRENEKQYHEALKASKKLHTFQSSDYDKIRYFWPSLNGAEMRSRWDMQEQPPDILVTNFSMLNVMMMREEDEQIFKKTRKWLEKDKNNIFHLVIDELHLYRGTSGAEISYLLKLFLRRLDLKPGHPQLRIISSSASIESDDEKSRKFLDDFFGKNCDFNIICGEKEQVTEIEGDKHLNPVPFTKLIESNRLPKEDEMIDFALFFDPDIDTNNGLNSLVKVMESPSLEMKKRLSHSCDLSQNVPAVPLLKFGYNLFGDHSEDVLEKATRGLFVARSLCNKYISNENTDGIRTKTSNLPTFRFHWFVRNIDGLWASTNIANYEDDRTVGKLYLKPQITDNDGFRVLAVYYCEHCGTLYYGGNRLKVSDTEFEILPTDPDIEGIPEKMSNPFLTQKTYFEHIIFWPTGNQILNDNAKKEKPHRSKNGRVAYSKWKRAHLNPQTGRVVIDRSTKNIAYGNNGFVSGYVFMLDNPEISELFSALPSICANCGIDYSKSSSETTSLMSPVRSFRTGFGKVSQLLAKEMFTQLPEDLRKTVIFSDSRQDAADLALDIESSHFSELFRDLFVKHIRNSTNSSYTFLNFIKNLNKDIRIVDITFDILYSMIESEKIENTCEITDFIRENHIKAKEIFEKYQTIEIFANESNEVYKELFKEKAELAKVDLSTLQKTSETNKIKLSSLIDRPPNSSEETCGVLIHDMIQLGINPAGPTIKDQYFKWNNEWKPWHELFDLNNLTWKKIYSPDFTAQKNRMYQSVRSQIARILFDRLYFNFESSGLGYPTVGFTEERLDEIANECGIDSLSLEQICSSIIRILGDQWRHENSNPQYRDYNIHSFESGLPKVKHYVTKVVKKYPRCVEESVFLDVLYRTIEEAGHNKAFLITGELWIKSSERNDPVWTCSNCGRIHLHFSAGVCSNCQSKLAKEPTAKCHDIWASNYLALPAIQGREPTRLHCEELTGQTDDQHGRQRLFRGFFLESDNDGYNEKINTIDMLSVTTTMEVGVDIGTLQSVMLANMPPERFNYQQRVGRAGRREHPFSIALTLCRGGRTHDDYYYENPKRIIIDPPPVPFITTGKDQLQIVKRLLSKECLKVAFYAIGIRWWHCQNKGDIHGEFGYAFLEDAENSTQSDLTWDKTGPKISSWLDKSNSMTLDIKKSIILALIDSNDPDIESELLDYLSDDLPDLITSAVNNQEFTSVSLAERLSEAGILPLYGLPSKQRLLYHGFKKKKAKVIDRDLEIAISDFAPGAQKTKDKAVHTAIGFTQPIKYSHKGGWNLVNPTAPPLPYRWCLSRCKVCGRVEVDNLPCKEKYVCPYCKANDEKLVQSIEIATPLAFRTNFSLGNEKKKFTTSSFKFKLSLADIRNPRFNERNGLNCETSFEPACHTWSINDNNGLLFEGATITTNKNRYSNDDLSDTQKINERRYLRFNNQWIAKEYIDQVADESDISNINFEKIGLASSKITDVLKIRPKKIIPGITLDPVKNITGPKANYMVFGGVRAALYSASFIIKSYLSNLLDIDTEEIELCNFQRAEIASNIYVGDITLSDRLQNGSGFASWINDNFEHILDDILHPKYASSFSSQLFSEKHANSCDSACYNCIMSYRNMHYHGLLDWRLGTSYLRVLQSSSYSCGLKEADYHYPEFTNIYGNDWLNFIYREAESYAFAFNGNVELRGKLPCIFTDSYSALVVHPLWDVNNPTGIFKEAINELKGDRDESPKFIDTFNLLRRPSWCHRTNENGNII encoded by the coding sequence ATGGACGATCCAATTGGTAGTTTTAATACAATTAAAGGAAACTTCATTCTATATATTAAAACTAGATTTTTTTCCCGCTTCCCTTCAGTTGAAGAAGAAAGAAAGAAGCTACTTATGTCTAATGATAACGTCTATAAGGAACCATGGGTTGAAGTCGTTCAAAAATACAAATCTTCTGGTAAAACTCCAAATGATCTTGTTATTGATGATTTACCAGGTATGGACGAGAAATTAATTAATGATTTTAAAGAAATTACGTTATGCGGTCTTTTAGGGAATTTTGAACTTTATGATCATCAAATAGAGCTTTTAAAATCTTCATTAAATGGGAATAATTGTATAATAACAACAGGAACAGGATCTGGAAAGACCGAAGCTTTTCTTTTACCTATATTTGCCATGCTAATAAAAGAGTCTAAGAACTGGACAAGACCAAAACCCCCCCATCCAAATTATAAAAATTGGTGGAGCAATAAAAAATGGATTGAGGAATGCAATAATAACCAGAATAAAGTTTCAATTCGAGTGCCACAACGTGAACATGAAAATAGAGATGCAGCGTTAAGGGCACTAATAATCTATCCAATGAATGCACTTGTAGAAGATCAGCTTACAAGACTTAGGAAAGCTTTAGATTCAGATAATATTAAAAGCTTACTTGAAAAAACAAGGAATGGTAATCTATTTTATTTTGGTCGTTACAATAGCTCAACGCCTGTTCCTGGACACGAGTATAAATATACTTCAAGTGGAAAACGTACTCCTAACAAGAAAAAAATCGAACATTTACAAAAAATATTACGTGAGAATGAAAAACAATATCATGAAGCACTAAAAGCATCAAAGAAACTACATACATTTCAGTCATCTGATTACGATAAAATAAGATATTTCTGGCCAAGCTTGAACGGCGCTGAAATGAGGTCTAGATGGGATATGCAAGAGCAACCACCTGACATTTTAGTTACTAACTTTTCTATGCTTAACGTAATGATGATGCGAGAGGAAGATGAGCAAATTTTTAAAAAAACAAGAAAGTGGCTTGAAAAAGATAAAAATAATATCTTCCATTTAGTAATAGATGAACTCCACTTATATAGAGGTACATCAGGAGCAGAGATTAGCTATCTGTTGAAATTATTTTTAAGACGCTTGGATCTAAAACCTGGTCATCCGCAGTTACGAATAATTTCATCAAGTGCATCTATTGAAAGTGATGACGAAAAGAGCAGGAAGTTTTTGGATGACTTTTTTGGTAAGAACTGTGACTTCAACATAATATGTGGTGAGAAAGAGCAAGTTACTGAAATAGAAGGGGATAAGCATTTGAACCCTGTTCCTTTCACTAAACTGATTGAGTCCAATCGTTTACCAAAAGAAGACGAAATGATAGATTTTGCACTTTTTTTTGACCCTGATATTGATACTAACAACGGTTTAAATTCTCTTGTAAAAGTTATGGAATCCCCATCTCTTGAGATGAAAAAAAGATTGTCTCACTCTTGTGACCTCTCACAAAATGTTCCTGCTGTTCCTTTATTGAAGTTTGGGTATAATTTGTTTGGAGACCATAGCGAAGACGTTCTTGAAAAAGCTACACGTGGGTTGTTTGTTGCCCGTTCATTATGTAATAAATATATAAGTAATGAAAATACAGATGGAATAAGAACCAAGACTTCGAATCTTCCAACATTTAGATTTCATTGGTTTGTAAGGAATATTGATGGGCTCTGGGCATCTACTAATATTGCTAATTATGAAGATGATAGGACTGTAGGTAAACTATATCTTAAACCGCAAATAACTGATAATGACGGATTTCGAGTTTTAGCTGTTTACTATTGTGAACATTGTGGAACTTTATATTATGGTGGAAACAGACTCAAAGTTAGTGATACTGAATTTGAAATATTACCGACTGATCCCGATATTGAGGGCATTCCTGAGAAAATGTCCAATCCTTTTCTAACACAAAAAACCTATTTTGAACATATTATATTTTGGCCCACTGGAAATCAAATACTAAATGATAATGCTAAGAAAGAAAAACCTCACAGATCTAAAAATGGGAGAGTAGCTTACTCAAAATGGAAAAGAGCACATCTGAACCCTCAAACTGGTAGGGTTGTTATCGATAGAAGTACGAAGAATATAGCTTATGGAAATAATGGTTTTGTTAGCGGATATGTCTTTATGCTAGATAACCCAGAAATATCTGAGTTATTTTCAGCACTACCATCAATTTGTGCTAACTGTGGGATTGATTACAGTAAATCTAGTAGTGAAACTACTAGTCTCATGTCACCAGTTCGCTCTTTTAGGACAGGATTTGGGAAAGTCAGCCAATTACTGGCAAAAGAGATGTTCACACAGCTCCCAGAAGATTTGAGAAAGACTGTTATTTTCTCAGACAGTCGCCAGGATGCCGCAGACTTGGCTTTAGACATCGAATCAAGCCACTTCTCAGAGCTTTTTAGAGATTTATTTGTAAAACATATTAGAAATTCCACCAATTCATCTTATACTTTTTTAAATTTCATCAAAAATTTGAACAAGGATATAAGAATAGTTGACATCACTTTTGACATTCTATATTCAATGATTGAATCAGAAAAGATTGAAAATACATGTGAAATAACGGACTTTATCCGTGAGAACCATATTAAAGCTAAAGAAATATTTGAGAAATATCAAACTATAGAGATATTTGCAAATGAAAGTAATGAGGTCTATAAGGAATTATTTAAAGAAAAGGCAGAACTTGCAAAAGTTGATTTATCCACTCTTCAAAAGACATCTGAGACAAACAAAATAAAATTATCTTCTTTAATCGATAGACCACCAAATTCCAGCGAAGAGACATGTGGTGTTCTAATTCATGACATGATTCAGTTGGGTATTAACCCTGCTGGACCTACTATTAAAGATCAATACTTTAAATGGAATAATGAATGGAAACCATGGCATGAGTTATTTGATTTAAACAATCTTACCTGGAAAAAGATATATTCGCCTGATTTTACTGCTCAAAAAAATAGAATGTATCAATCCGTTAGAAGCCAAATTGCACGAATTCTATTTGATAGATTATATTTTAACTTTGAATCATCTGGATTGGGTTATCCTACAGTTGGCTTTACTGAAGAACGTTTGGATGAAATTGCTAATGAATGTGGAATTGATTCACTATCATTAGAACAAATTTGCTCATCTATTATTCGTATTTTAGGAGACCAATGGCGGCATGAAAACTCAAATCCTCAATATAGAGATTATAATATTCACAGCTTTGAATCTGGATTGCCAAAAGTAAAGCATTATGTTACTAAAGTCGTAAAAAAGTATCCTCGCTGTGTTGAAGAAAGTGTTTTTTTAGACGTTCTTTATAGAACTATTGAAGAAGCTGGACACAATAAAGCATTTTTGATTACAGGAGAACTCTGGATAAAATCAAGTGAACGAAATGATCCTGTATGGACTTGTTCCAACTGTGGAAGAATACATTTACACTTTTCAGCAGGTGTGTGCTCAAATTGTCAATCAAAACTAGCTAAAGAGCCAACGGCTAAGTGTCATGATATTTGGGCATCTAACTATCTTGCATTGCCAGCAATTCAAGGTCGTGAACCTACAAGACTCCATTGTGAAGAGCTCACAGGTCAAACGGATGATCAACATGGGAGACAAAGGCTTTTCCGTGGTTTTTTCTTGGAATCTGATAACGATGGTTATAATGAAAAAATAAATACTATTGATATGTTGAGTGTGACTACAACAATGGAAGTAGGTGTTGATATTGGAACCTTACAATCAGTTATGCTTGCCAACATGCCACCAGAAAGATTCAATTACCAACAAAGAGTGGGTAGAGCAGGAAGAAGAGAGCATCCTTTCTCAATAGCTTTGACCCTTTGTCGTGGAGGTAGAACTCATGACGATTATTATTACGAAAATCCAAAAAGAATCATAATAGACCCGCCACCAGTTCCTTTTATAACCACGGGTAAAGACCAGCTTCAAATAGTCAAAAGACTGCTATCCAAAGAATGTTTAAAAGTCGCTTTTTATGCTATAGGTATTAGGTGGTGGCATTGTCAGAATAAAGGCGACATTCATGGAGAATTTGGGTATGCATTTCTTGAAGATGCCGAAAACTCTACTCAATCAGATCTGACATGGGACAAAACTGGACCAAAAATAAGCTCCTGGCTTGATAAAAGCAATTCTATGACATTAGATATTAAAAAGTCAATAATATTAGCCCTTATAGATTCTAATGACCCTGATATTGAGAGCGAGCTATTAGATTATCTAAGTGATGATTTACCTGATTTAATCACTTCAGCTGTAAATAATCAAGAATTTACAAGTGTTTCCCTTGCAGAAAGGCTTTCAGAGGCAGGAATACTTCCCTTATATGGTCTTCCTTCAAAACAAAGGTTGCTCTATCATGGGTTTAAAAAGAAGAAAGCTAAGGTCATAGATCGAGACCTTGAAATTGCAATCAGTGATTTTGCACCGGGTGCCCAAAAAACTAAAGATAAGGCTGTTCATACTGCAATAGGCTTCACACAACCAATCAAGTACAGCCATAAAGGTGGATGGAATCTGGTGAATCCTACAGCGCCTCCTCTCCCATATAGATGGTGTTTAAGTAGATGTAAAGTGTGTGGACGAGTGGAAGTTGATAATCTACCATGCAAAGAGAAATATGTTTGTCCTTATTGTAAAGCAAATGATGAGAAGCTTGTTCAATCTATAGAAATTGCTACACCTCTTGCATTCAGAACTAATTTTTCATTAGGTAATGAAAAAAAGAAATTCACTACTAGTAGCTTCAAATTTAAATTATCGTTAGCTGACATTAGAAATCCAAGATTCAATGAAAGAAATGGCTTAAATTGTGAAACCAGCTTTGAACCCGCATGCCATACATGGTCGATAAATGATAATAATGGACTACTTTTTGAAGGAGCCACCATTACTACCAACAAAAATAGATATTCAAATGATGACCTTTCAGATACTCAAAAAATCAATGAAAGACGTTATTTAAGGTTTAACAATCAATGGATAGCAAAAGAGTATATTGACCAGGTTGCCGATGAATCAGACATTTCAAATATTAATTTTGAAAAGATTGGACTTGCTTCAAGTAAAATAACCGATGTCCTTAAAATTAGACCCAAAAAAATCATTCCTGGTATCACCTTGGACCCAGTGAAAAATATCACTGGACCAAAAGCAAACTATATGGTTTTTGGTGGTGTTAGAGCGGCACTTTACTCAGCTAGTTTTATAATAAAATCTTATCTTTCAAATTTACTGGACATAGATACAGAGGAAATAGAACTTTGTAATTTCCAGCGAGCTGAGATTGCTTCCAACATATATGTTGGGGATATTACATTGAGCGATAGGTTACAGAACGGTTCAGGCTTTGCAAGCTGGATAAATGATAATTTTGAACATATTCTAGATGATATATTGCATCCAAAGTATGCCAGTTCCTTCTCATCTCAATTATTCTCTGAAAAGCATGCTAATAGTTGTGATTCTGCATGTTATAATTGCATTATGTCATATAGGAACATGCATTACCACGGGTTGTTAGACTGGAGATTAGGTACTTCATACCTTAGGGTACTACAATCATCATCATATTCCTGTGGGCTTAAAGAAGCAGACTATCATTATCCTGAATTTACCAATATTTATGGGAATGATTGGTTAAATTTTATTTATAGGGAGGCTGAAAGTTATGCTTTTGCATTCAATGGTAATGTTGAGCTAAGAGGGAAACTTCCATGTATTTTTACAGATTCATATTCAGCATTAGTAGTTCATCCATTATGGGATGTAAATAACCCAACGGGTATTTTTAAAGAGGCAATAAATGAATTAAAAGGTGATAGGGATGAGAGTCCTAAATTCATTGATACTTTCAATTTATTACGGAGACCCAGTTGGTGTCATCGTACAAATGAAAATGGAAATATAATATAA
- a CDS encoding DEAD/DEAH box helicase family protein codes for MELNRDCDSGVNENEYRSQQQLKSHSTDKKSDAVNYSNEKEILQRIEDLLTDIIKKKTELQLDTFFNHLNDEHESYYNYGLGLFYLKQNDKKRSLKHLLFSYDQFKATDKYVSAAIACSKSIEQNPKNAELHRRMAEMHHQYGAYKKSLDSYLEAIEIYKQQREWTKIKNLCNIAESIDSNNPLICEMYGYAYKNTAGKKPEAISYYEKAKQIYLNCGQKKDAERCNKIMNEIMSSSRVQELDISYFTSYKRDNINTVAISDGIPVDEWINSNHTSSNVLKLAESDDMLLDYDIYKVDRSICLTLERTNGSYRQSYSKLEDFFLNLFFEMLSLRQESFNDSNKSFNYDEYYTVKSEFLEFRQIINQALGQAYMNQDSSSIGTIYTTPALSLLKKLLKSIDPDLNEVQLEYIEQAKHIAVPGSALFYLELFTQLKRKDIILKLQRYTSDYGYNEISGLIDIPVLLLKPWDHQLEAFKAWKNNRSRGIVEMATATGKTVVGFMAIENLVNTNQKNRKIIVRIIASSTAILNQWRRELIEKMGLMADPKLDYTSSIICKGAHINFQTVQLVMKRPESYACDLLIVDEVHHFAAESFRNALKVPTPRKMGLSATIEGKTKLDYLAKYLGPIIYRFDLESAIKADILPKFEWKLNVVYLSVTEEEDFEQISKQILSLFNQVSKDYATIRKISKSEITITNLYHFVRLTEIARYKKIGLPDEWKALQAKLQERRWIIHRSQPKINKAIELASYYLELKKKIILFVMDINTCDLVASELEKKYSNVYVAHSRMKDANRSILYFKKAASGILIGAKMLDEGIDIPDAEVGINVSSTESKLQLVQRLGRVLRKKENKIPIFHHFIGLPSTGSYVNYEDNIKFMEELSNIQDIALHLGVETEMNYETDQLLDVHNSAETMVHETNFGDKVGTLYLGNILKQFKEKEVHQTILRRLGLFDPDKKISDEEWRQIVREAFGIKDELYLNVPGYWWVLVIGDRNAKKISKLLKSRC; via the coding sequence CAGAGAATTGAAGATTTATTGACCGATATCATAAAAAAGAAAACTGAGTTGCAGCTTGATACTTTCTTTAATCATTTAAATGATGAACATGAGAGTTATTATAATTACGGTCTTGGTTTATTCTATTTAAAGCAAAATGACAAGAAGAGGTCATTGAAACATCTTTTATTCTCATACGACCAATTCAAAGCCACTGATAAATATGTCAGTGCCGCAATTGCATGTTCGAAAAGCATTGAGCAGAATCCTAAAAATGCTGAATTGCATAGAAGGATGGCAGAGATGCATCATCAATATGGTGCTTACAAAAAATCACTTGACTCGTATCTTGAAGCTATAGAGATATACAAGCAACAAAGAGAATGGACAAAAATAAAAAATCTATGTAATATTGCAGAATCGATCGATTCAAATAATCCTCTAATTTGTGAGATGTATGGGTATGCTTACAAGAACACTGCCGGAAAAAAGCCTGAAGCTATAAGCTACTATGAAAAAGCAAAGCAGATATATCTTAACTGTGGACAAAAAAAAGATGCTGAAAGGTGTAACAAAATAATGAATGAGATAATGTCAAGTTCGCGGGTTCAGGAACTTGATATTTCATATTTCACATCATATAAAAGAGATAACATTAATACAGTAGCTATAAGTGACGGCATACCTGTTGATGAATGGATAAACAGTAATCATACCAGTTCAAATGTATTAAAATTAGCCGAATCTGATGATATGCTATTGGATTATGATATTTATAAAGTGGATCGATCCATATGTCTTACCTTGGAAAGGACCAATGGAAGTTATAGACAATCATATTCAAAACTTGAGGATTTTTTCTTAAACCTCTTTTTCGAGATGCTTAGTCTAAGACAAGAGTCCTTTAATGATAGTAACAAGAGTTTCAACTATGATGAGTATTATACCGTGAAATCAGAATTCCTTGAGTTCAGGCAAATAATAAATCAGGCATTGGGTCAGGCTTACATGAACCAGGATTCTAGTTCTATTGGCACGATCTATACCACCCCTGCACTCTCATTATTGAAGAAACTGCTCAAATCAATTGACCCTGACCTTAATGAGGTACAGCTGGAATATATTGAGCAAGCTAAACATATTGCTGTACCAGGGAGTGCTTTATTTTACTTAGAACTGTTCACTCAATTAAAAAGAAAGGATATTATCTTAAAACTGCAGAGGTACACCAGTGATTATGGTTATAATGAGATATCGGGTTTGATTGATATACCTGTACTCCTTCTCAAACCATGGGACCATCAACTGGAAGCTTTCAAAGCATGGAAGAACAATCGATCAAGAGGAATAGTTGAAATGGCTACTGCAACTGGTAAGACTGTAGTCGGGTTCATGGCAATAGAAAATTTAGTGAACACAAACCAAAAGAATAGAAAAATAATTGTTCGGATAATAGCAAGTTCTACAGCTATACTGAACCAATGGAGACGTGAACTCATAGAGAAAATGGGGTTAATGGCAGATCCGAAATTAGATTATACATCCAGTATAATCTGTAAGGGTGCTCATATTAATTTCCAAACAGTTCAGCTTGTTATGAAAAGACCCGAGAGTTATGCATGTGATCTTTTAATAGTGGATGAAGTACACCATTTTGCTGCGGAATCTTTCAGAAACGCCTTAAAAGTTCCAACACCCAGAAAAATGGGTCTTTCAGCTACAATTGAAGGTAAAACTAAACTAGATTATTTGGCTAAATATCTGGGTCCCATAATTTATAGGTTCGACCTTGAAAGTGCAATTAAAGCCGATATACTCCCTAAGTTCGAGTGGAAATTGAATGTGGTATACCTTTCAGTAACAGAAGAAGAGGATTTTGAACAAATATCAAAACAGATATTATCATTATTCAACCAAGTTTCAAAGGATTATGCTACTATCAGGAAGATAAGTAAATCTGAGATTACTATCACTAACTTATATCATTTTGTAAGATTAACTGAAATTGCTAGATATAAAAAAATAGGATTGCCAGATGAATGGAAGGCACTGCAGGCTAAATTGCAGGAAAGAAGGTGGATCATCCATAGGTCACAACCTAAGATCAACAAGGCAATTGAACTTGCTTCTTACTATCTGGAACTAAAAAAGAAAATAATCCTTTTTGTCATGGATATTAATACTTGTGATCTGGTGGCCAGTGAACTAGAAAAGAAATACTCGAATGTTTATGTAGCACATTCCAGAATGAAGGATGCTAATAGAAGCATACTATATTTCAAGAAGGCGGCTTCGGGGATACTCATTGGAGCTAAGATGCTTGATGAAGGTATTGATATACCCGATGCAGAGGTTGGGATAAATGTATCCTCTACTGAATCCAAACTACAGCTTGTACAGAGGCTAGGTAGAGTATTAAGGAAAAAAGAGAATAAAATTCCGATATTCCATCATTTCATTGGACTACCTTCAACTGGCTCTTATGTGAATTATGAAGATAATATCAAGTTTATGGAAGAGCTGTCTAATATCCAGGATATTGCGCTTCATTTAGGTGTTGAGACGGAGATGAATTACGAGACTGATCAGCTCCTAGATGTTCATAACAGTGCCGAAACAATGGTCCATGAAACTAATTTTGGTGATAAGGTAGGTACTTTATATTTAGGTAATATTCTAAAACAATTTAAAGAAAAAGAAGTCCACCAAACCATATTGAGACGATTGGGCCTATTTGATCCTGATAAAAAGATATCAGATGAGGAATGGAGGCAGATAGTGCGAGAAGCGTTTGGAATTAAAGATGAACTATACTTGAACGTACCTGGATATTGGTGGGTGCTTGTTATCGGAGATAGGAATGCTAAGAAGATATCAAAGCTGCTAAAGAGTCGGTGTTAG